From a single Chiloscyllium plagiosum isolate BGI_BamShark_2017 chromosome 27, ASM401019v2, whole genome shotgun sequence genomic region:
- the ptafr gene encoding platelet-activating factor receptor, with amino-acid sequence MMNSFDNNISYATVIGLAYNSNTSCHIDAEFRYILFPIVYSLVFVLGLVGNCYVLWVFKRLSPANSMTEIKIFMVNLSVADLLFILTLPFWVVYYSTKGHWIFREIPCRVAGCLFFINTYCSIAFLAVISYNRYCAVAHPIETVQKNGRKRGIIISTIIWTVIVVSAAPFLFQDGTNNVNGVIRCFEGYDKNSALPVVIIHFILIGAFFIAFLIIVICNLLILNLLSTKAAQPSRSEKVKKQAFRMVCAVITVFCICFLPHHLVHGPWTLSVLGLWRVEDCVFRRAVNDAHQITLCLMGLNCTLDPIIYCFLTKKFRRFLTQRLSKWKSTRKSIRTISTETNIDGDIALHNTCNS; translated from the coding sequence ATGATGAATTCATTTGACAATAACATCTCATATGCCACTGTCATTGGCCTTGCTTACAACAGCAACACAAGCTGCCACATTGATGCTGAATTCAGATACATACTGTTTCCTATTGTCTACAGTCTCGTCTTCGTCCTAGGACTCGTTGGGAACTGCTATGTGCTGTGGGTGTTTAAACGGCTGTCTCCTGCAAACAGCATGACTGAGATTAAAATCTTCATGGTGAATCTGAGTGTGGCTGACCTACTGTTTATCTTGACGCTTCCTTTTTGGGTAGTGTACTACAGTACTAAAGGACACTGGATCTTTAGAGAGATCCCCTGTAGAGTGGCTGGCTGTCTATTTTTTATCAATACCTACTGCTCCATTGCGTTTCTAGCAGTGATCAGTTATAACAGATACTGCGCTGTGGCACACCCCATCGAGACAGTTCAGAAAAATGGCAGGAAGAGAGGCATTATTATATCAACAATTATCTGGACTGTAATCGTTGTCAGTGCAGCCCCCTTCCTTTTCCAAGATGGAACCAACAATGTTAATGGTGTCATTCGTTGCTTCGAAGGATATGACAAGAATTCAGCCTTGCCCGTGGTCATCATCCACTTTATCTTGATTGGAGCTTTCTTCATTGCCTTTCTTATAATAGTCATCTGCAACTTGCTCATCCTAAACCTGCTATCGACAAAAGCAGCCCAGCCGAGCAGGAGTGAGAAGGTGAAGAAGCAAGCTTTCCGTATGGTGTGTGCTGTCATCACCGTGTTCTGcatctgctttctcccccatcATCTGGTCCACGGCCCCTGGACCCTCTCCGTCCTGGGACTGTGGCGGGTAGAGGACTGTGTGTTCAGACGGGCAGTGAACGATGCACATCAGATCACGCTGTGTTTGATGGGTCTGAACTGCACACTGGATCCTATCATATATTGCTTTCTGACCAAGAAATTCAGGAGATTTTTGACACAACGTCTAAGTAAATGGAAAAGTACCAGGAAGAGCATTAGGACCATTTCCACAGAAACCAATATAGATGGAGACATAGCTTTACATAACACGTGCAACTCATGA